Genomic DNA from Streptococcus uberis:
TAGATGGCATTTTTGAAGTCTTTAAGGTCTTCTTGGTCACTAAGGGCAAACAGGCTTTGGGTTAAGTTTTTACCTAGTTCTATGTTGTAATGGATACCGGAAATGGACTGAAGTTTTTTGCCGTAAGTTTGGGCGAGTTGTTCCCGGTAGCGGACTTCTTCGGCTTTGTCCAGTTTAGCAATCTGAATCTGGTCTTCTTCGATATAGGGGGGGATGGAAAGGGGCCAGATGACCTGGTCTTCTTCAAGACTACGCTGTGCGACATCAAAGATGGCGCCTAGGCGTCTTCTAGCCTCCTGTGTCGACTGAGAGATGGGGGTAATCAATTCCAGTTGTTGCTCACTAAAGTCGGTTTGGATATAGGGGTGGAAGCTTCGTGAACCAAGGGCTTTAGGGTGGTCTGTTTGGGCCAATATGCCTTCTTGTGTTAGGCGAAGGCCTTCACGTTCCAAGCCGAAAGTTGCCTCCAAAATGTCTGTATTTTGAGGGAGTTTTTGTAAGAGCTGATTAAGCATGCAAATGTCTCTTTTCCATAGTATTCTTCTTGTTACAGTTTACAATTTTAAAGGTCGAAATTCAATTTATTGATACGCTTTTCACAAAAAACCTGTTGAAACATCAACAGGTTTTGGAATAGGGTTATTGATTGAATTCAATTTAGCTATAATCAGTATAGGTTAATATATTTTAGGTCAGTGTCATGTCAATAAACTAATGCGTCTGAATAAATATTAAAATATCCTCAAAAGATAAATTAGATGAAGCTACTCCAATACCAAGATAGACTAATTCTTTATCGGTACAATCTAAAACAATACCATTAATCTCAAGTAAAACTAGCATAGCAAAGATACCAATTCGCTTATTTCCATCTAGAAAAGCATGATTTTTAATAAGTGAATAGCAGAGTCTAGCAGCTTTTTCTTCGATACTTTTATATTTTTCAACTCCAAAATAGCTATCAAATACATTAGCAATTGCTGATTCAACAAGTCCTTTATCTCTAGTTCCTTCAATACCTCCAGTTACTGAAATAAGTTGAGAATGTAGGGATATGATTTGTTCAGGTGTTAATTTCTTCATTTAGCTAGTTCCTTAAAGGCATCTAAATGCTTTGACAGGACAGCGTTTGCTACTTTGTCAAGGGTGTTTTTATCTGTTATTTCTACTTCCTTATGTTCTTCATTGATTAAAGTAGCGTAGTCAAGTAATACATATTTAGGTTTATTATTTTTGAGAATAACAGCTGTTCCCTTACTGTCAACCATACGGGCAACTTTTGAAAAATTTTGGTTTGCTTCTGTTATTGGTACTAGGTTTTCAAGATTAATTTGCATGATAAATTCCTCCTTAGAGTGATCATAACATCATTTATAGACAATTACAAGAAAAATAGGATGAATATATCCTATAAATAAAAAATAGTCAAAAGCCAAAACGTTTAAAGTATCAAAATGGTTGCTTTTATAGCCGTCTACTAATGCTTGCCAACTATGCAAAAAATGCCCATTTTAAAATGGGCATTTTTTTATTTCTCCACTTCTTTTTGTTGTTCACGTCCTTGGTCCAGGAGAGCTTGGACGATTTTTTCATCTCTGAGTTTGACGGAATCATTGATGGTTTCTGCCGACTGAATAATGGCGTGTTCCAATTGAGCGCGTTTATGGCGTCCGTCATCAATAGCAGCGATAATGCCATTGTTTTGTTCCACTAAGCTTTCAGCTAGGGCCGTGACGGATTGAATAGACAAGGTTGGGTTTTGAGCAGATCTTTCCAAAGCAGGGATAGCTTCCTTGCTGGTTTCCGCTAACATTTGAAGGGCTGCATTATTGGCATTAACAATAGCGTCAGCAGTAGCTCCCGATTTAACAGACTGTTGCAAAATGCCCAGTTGAGCAATGGAAAGTTTCATGGTTGGAATGGTGTTACGACGCAACATGCCTAATTTTTGGCGCATATCTGAGGAGACTTTGACCAAGTTGCGCATTTGAGGCGTCGTTGCCCAAGCCACGTAAAGGCGGCTGACATACTCAGTGTGTTGTTGCTCCAAGGTGTTGACCACTTCAGTTGTCCGTGCCAAAAGATCCGTTTTACTTTGGTATTCTGGCGTTACAGCGTCTAAACTCTTGAGTTCTGTTTGTAAAGCTTGCGCTCTTTGAGTCGCTTCCTTCAAGCTAGCTTCTACAAAAGCAATGACTCCAACTAAGTTTTCAATGGATTTGGTATTGTCTTCAATCAGAAGCTCTGCTGAGACGATATTTCGAGCGAGGGTGTCTTCTTGTTTGACCACAGCTGCCGCCATGCCATCCATTTTCTGCTCAATATTTTGGGCATCAAAGTAGAATTCTTGCAAGGTATTTTTGCTTTGCTTAAAGAGTTTTTGAAGTAGATTTGGCTTTTTCTCAAGGTCAGCAGGTCCAACGTCTTTGTATTTGGCTACAAAGCCATTTAATTCTTGATTGGTCTTTTTCAGCAAGTCATCCACTTGTGGGATTTCCAATTTCTTTTGTTCCCTTAAAATATGGTTGACGGTTGCATTGACTCCCTCAACGGCAGATTGACCAAAATCCAACAAGGTATTTTGATTGGCCATAAAGGAATCTACTAAAGCAGGTGCCTTGCTTGAAATGGCACTTTGTTGCTCTGGGCTTAGTTTTTCATAAAAGGAAATGGTCTTGCCGGATGTGTCCACTTGGTCAGTGATGATTTCTGTGGTTTTGTCATTTTTTGAGATGGCATTGTTAGCAATTTGGTCAATATCAAAGTTAAATTCTGACATGGTAACTCCTATTCTAGATCAGGTGCTATGGTATTTTGTTTCGATTTATCTTGCATCATGCGTAGGCTGACGTCAAAATCTTTGAGTTCACTTTCATTCAGTTTACGGAGGGTTTCATCAAGGTCTAAGTCAAATTGTTTTAGAGCTTGAAGGGCAGAGGCCAAACGTTCTTCTGCCTTATAGTAATCTTTGGGTGACGACTTGATTTTGAGGTAGCCGTTTAAGATGTCGTAGAAATGATCCATGCTGCTTTCTTGTAGTGCCGTTAGCTCGGCTTTGTCGTCAGCGGCTTCAATTTTTTCAAGGATGGTTTTGTTATCTCTGAGGACATTTTGGTAAATCTCTTGAATTTCGGGTGCCTGTTCCGTGATGATTTTATCAATCACGAATTGTTGGCTCATGTGGCTATCAATCTCTACCTGTTCCAACTGCAAGACGGTGTCAACGCGGACTTGATCCGCCTTATGATTGATGCGTTTGTAGACATCACTAGGGATGTGTCCTTGGAGCTGGTAGGATTCTTCTTTGATAAAATCCAGTTTAGGCAGTAATTGATTAGCCACAAGTTGGAAATTATGAGTGTCCTTATCAATCAAATACTGGTTCAAGAGTTTACTTTGTTTATCAGCTATCTGGACGGTATCTTTAAGTTGTTGAATGCGTTTGGCCAGCTGTTGTCCGCGAAGAAATTTTTGCCTTTTGCCGGTGTAGCGAAAGGCCATCCCTAGGCCAATTGCAGCGATTAAAAAAAGACCATCATGGACCACATCGCTAATGACACCTAGGCAGACAAAGTAGACGATTAGCCAAATCCATCCGGGAATGCGAGGAAGGTGTTCAATCAGTTTGTCAAAAGATTTTAGGTTCATATTGATTCTCGATTTCTATCTTACTATTCGTTTTTTCTATACTCTATTTTACCTCAAAAACCCCTTTTCTTAAAGCGTTTACCGTTAATTCTGCTAGCGCAGCTGAGATTTCAGCACTTTTGGAGTGGTAAAAACAGTGTAACGCTTTCATGTAAAATGTTCGTGTTTTACTTTTTTTCTTAAAAAATAGAGAAGCTTCAATGGTTTTTTTCTTAATTATTTTTTATGGGATGGCAATTTTTTTCATTTTTTGCTATAATGAATTGTAAGACAAACTCGCAGGTGAGATTCCTGCCATGTTTCTCAAGAAAGGTGAAGGCCTCTGCTTTTAGCATGCCGGTATCGTAAAAACATATGACATCAGTAGTAGTAGTTGGCACCCAATGGGGTGATGAAGGTAAAGGAAAAATCACTGACTTTTTATCTGCAGATGCAGAAGTGATTGCGCGTTATCAAGGTGGTGACAATGCAGGTCATACCATTGTGATTGATGGTAAGAAATTCAAATTGCATTTGATTCCGTCTGGTATTTTCTTCCCTGAAAAAATTTCTGTTATTGGTAATGGCGTTGTGGTCAATCCAAAATCATTGGTTAAGGAATTGGCATATCTCCATGAAGAAGGTATCACAACAGACAACCTTCGTATTTCTGACCGTGCGCACGTTATCTTGCCATACCATATTAAATTGGATCAATTGCAAGAAGATGCCAAAGGTGACAACAAAATTGGAACAACCATCAAGGGTATTGGACCAGCTTATATGGACAAGGCTGCGCGTGTAGGTATTCGTATCGCTGATCTTTTGGACAAAGAGATCTTTGCTGAACGCTTAAGAATTAACTTAGCCGAAAAAAATCGTCTCTTTGAAAAAATGTATGATAGTGAAGCTCTTGATTTTGATAGTATTTTTGAAGAATACTATGCCTATGGTCAAGAAATTAAAAAATATGTGACTGATACCTCTGTTATCCTTAATGATGCCCTAGATGCAGGTAAACGTGTTCTTTTTGAAGGGGCACAAGGGGTTATGCTTGATATTGACCAAGGAACTTACCCATTTGTAACCTCATCTAACCCTGTTGCTGGTGGTGTTACCATTGGTTCAGGTGTTGGCCCAAGTAAAATCAACAAGGTTGTAGGTGTATGTAAAGCTTACACTAGCCGTGTTGGTGATGGTCCATTCCCAACTGAACTCTTTGATGAAGTTGGCGATCGTATCCGTGAAGTTGGTCATGAATATGGGACAACTACAGGACGTCCACGTCGTGTCGGTTGGTTTGACTCAGTTGTGATGCGTCATAGCCGTCGTGTTTCAGGCATTACAAACCTATCACTTAACTCTATCGATGTGCTTTCAGGTCTTGACACGGTTAAAATCTGTGTGGCATACGACTTAGATGGTGAACGTATTGATTATTACCCAGCTAGCTTAGAACAATTGAAACGTTGCAAACCTATTTATGAAGAATTACCAGGTTGGTCTGAAGACATTACAGGAGTTCGTAGTCTTGATGATCTTCCAGAAAACGCTCGTAACTATGTTCGCCGTGTGAGTGAATTGGTTGGCGTTCGTATTTCAACCTTCTCAGTAGGTCCAGGCCGTGAACAAACAAATATCTTAGAATCTGTTTGGGCAAACATCTAACAAAGAATAAATCATTTTTTCTAGTGAAGACAACCTGATGTTGTCTTCGCTTTTTTGATATGTTTCTAATATGTTTTTTTGACTTAATTATTGTAGAATAATGAAAAAGGAGGAAATAACGATATGAAACATCTAAAAGGTAGATTTAACATCGTAGATACGGATTTTGGGACACAAATCATTATTGATAATGAGACAGGTGTGGAATATTATAAAAATGGATATCAGATCATTCCACTTCTAGAAGCAAATGGGAAACCCAAATTGAACAAAGACTGGTTGGCAAACCAATCGTAGCCTTTAGGATTGTAAAGTTAGGGCAGTAACAATAATGGAATTTTGTCTTTGGTGGAAAGGAAAAGAGGTCACAGTTATAAGATGTCACATAAAGTGTTTCAAATGGCCTTTGCCTCAATTTATCAGGCTTTGGTGGCAAAAGTAGAGCGAAAAGGGGGGCAGTCAGAGGATGTCGATGCCCTCATTTCATGGTTGATGGGCTATTCTGCAGAAAGGCTAGTAGCCTTAAAGTCGTCTCAAATAACTTATGGGGATTTCATTGACCAAGCCCCTCATTTCAATCCAGATCGCCAAAATATCACTGGTAAAATCTGTGGTGTACAGATAGAAGCCATAGAAGATGACCGCATGCAAAAATTACGACAATTGGATAAGTTAGTGGATTGGTTGGCAAAAGGGAAAAGTCCCCAAGAAGTGATTGCTAAATACAGTAAATAAGAAGTCCACATAAGATGACTGCTTACGGGCAGTCATCTTTTTATAATGAGTCTTAAAAACTACTTTTCTTATTTTTACAAAACTTAATGTTCGGAAATAGACTTTATTTTGAATAAAAAGAGAAAATTTTCTTAATAATATTCTGATATTGTGCTAGAATGGAAGTCTGTTGAAAAAAGAGTTTAAAAACTCACTGATTTACTACAATTTGGAGGAAAAACCGAACATGAATAAAAAATTAACATCCCTTGCCTTATTATCAGCTGCTATTATCCCATTAGCGGCATGTTCTCATAAAGGCCAAAAATCTGCTTCTTCATCAGATTTAAAAGTAGCCATGATTACTGACCAAGGGGGTGTTGATGATAAATCCTTTAACCAATCAGCTTGGGAAGGTCTACAAGCTTGGGGCAAATCAAAAAATTTGAAAAAAGGAAGTGATTTTAATTATTTCCAATCAACCAATGAATCAGAATATGTGACAAACCTTGATACTGCAAAGTCAAATGGTTTTAATGTCATCTTTGGTATTGGCTTTAACCTGACTGATTCTATTAAAAAAGCGTCTTCTGATAACGCAGATACAAAATACGCTATTGTCGATGATGTGATTGAAGGAAAAGACAATGTTGCAAGTATCACTTTTGCCGACAACGAAGCAGCTTATTTAGCTGGTGTTGCGGCTGCTAAAACCAGCAAAAGCAAACAAGTTGGTTTTGTAGGTGGTATGGAAGGAACCGTTGTTAAACGTTTTGAAAAAGGCTTTGAAGCAGGTGTTAAATCAGTTGATCCTTCTATCAAAGTATCAATCGCTTACGCAGGGTCATTTGCGGATGCTGCTAAAGGAAAATCAATTGCAGCAACACAATATGCAAGTGGTGCTGACGTCATCTATCAAGCAGCAGGTGGAACGGGTGCTGGTGTTTTCAACGAAGCCAAAGCTATTAATGAAAAACGTGCCGCTTCAGATAAAGTTTGGGTCCTTGGTGTAGACCGTGACCAAAAAGCTGAAGGTGAATACACTGATAAAGATGGTCAAAAAGGAAACTTTGTCCTTGCTTCAAGTATCAAAGAAGTTGGCAAAACCATGCAAAAAGTCATTGGTATGACTGAAAAAGGTGACTTCCCTGGTGGTAAAGTCAATACCTTTGGTTTAAAAGAATCAGGTGTTAACCTCACCACAAAAGATCTTCCAGAAGATGTTAAAAAAGCAGTTGAAACAGCACGCCAAGACATTATCTCAGGTAAAATCAAAGTCCCAGAAAAATAAAAAAAAAACAAACCAGTTGGCAACAACTGGTTTTTGGCTTTAAAAATAACATTTGATATGGTGATTGACAAAGACTTGGCGATACTCTTCCAGGTCTTCTGGGTGATAGGCTGGCACATTGGCCATGGCATAATCACGGTTTAAGAGTTTGTATTTGTTTTCGCCAAATTGATGGAAAGGCAAGAGTTGTACCTTGTCAATATCCAGTTGGTTAAAGAGTTGGCTAAAAGCTTGGGCATCTTCTAAGGAATCATTAAAGTCTGGGATGACTGGAATGCGTAAGACGATCTCTTTGCCTTGGGAGAAAGCGTAATGGATGTTGTCAACAATCAGGTTGTTGGTGACACCAGTGACTTGGCGATGCCTTAAGCTATCGTAATGTTTTAAATCAGTGTAAATAAAATCAACATATTGGATGAGATCTTTAAAATGTTCAGGTTTAGCATAGGCGGTGGTTTCAATAGCGGTGTGCAAGCCATTGGCTTTAGCTTCTTTTAAAATGGCTTTTGCAAAAGGGTATTGGGCAAAAATTTCGCCGCCAGATAGGGTCACCCCTCCACCAGATTCCTCATAGAAATCACGGTCTTTTAAGACTTCCTCCATCACTTCTGAGACTGTTTTTCGTTCTCCAACGGTTTCATGCCCCTTGCAGTCAGCTGTCAGCATCTCTTCTGGTGCCTTCTTTTGGGATTCGGGATTGGCACACCATGGGCATCGTAAAGGGCAACCTTTTAAAAAGACCGGTGTCCGAATGCCAGGGCCATCGTGAATACTAAAATGTTGAATGTTAAAAACAATACCTGATTCTGTCATAAGTCATTACCTTTCTTATTATCCTAATCATACCAAATAAACGTAAACAAATCAATTACGTTCGAAAGTTATTTTTTTCTTTTTATTTTGTTTAGAAACCTGATATAATAGCATTTGAGGTGTAAAATGAACAGATTAGAGAAAATTATCCAGTTAGTATCAGATCACAAACGCATAGATGTTAATAGCTTATCAGAATTACTAGGTGTTTCGAAAGTAACTGTTCGAAAAGACTTAGATAAGTTAGAAAGTAAAGGCTTGTTACGTCGCGAGCATGGTTATGCCGTTTTAAACAGCGGTGATGACTTGAATGTCCGCTTGTCTTACAATTATAATGTCAAACGTAAAATTGCTGAAAAAGCAGCGGAGTTGGTGCAGGACAACGACACCATCATGATTGAATCAGGTTCAACCTGTGCCTTGCTTGCTGAAGTCTTGTGCCAAACCAAACGCAATATTAAAATCATTACCAATTCTTGTTTTATTGCCAACTTTTTGAGGCAATATGATTCTTGCCAAATCATTCTCTTAGGAGGAAATTACCAACCTAACTCCGAAGTAACTGTCGGGCCATTGCTCAAACAAATGGTTGACCTTTTTCACGTGGATCGGGTTTTTGCGGGGACTGATGGCTTTAGCCCCGAGGTCGGTTTTATGTGTAAAGACATGATGCGTTGCGAAGGGGTGCAATACATGGCTGACGCAGCGGAAGAAACCATTATTCTAACCGATTCAAGCAAGTTCTCAAAACCTAGCTTGGTTCATCAGCTCAGCCTAGACCGGGTAAGTCGTGTCATTACAGATAAGGAGCTTGATGAAGAAAACCGCAACTTGTTAGGCTCCTTTGGGATTGCCCTAGATTTTGTCTAAACGATAAGGTGAGAGATGAGAGAAGAGAAACGGCGCTTATTGGCTAAATTAGCCTATATGTATTATATTGAGGAAAAAAGTCAGACGCAGATTGCTTCGGAAATGGGGATTTATCGAACGACGGTTTGCCGCATGTTGGCAAAGGCCAAGGAAGAAGGGATTGTGAAGATTGAGATTTCCGACTACAATCCGGAAATCTTTGCTTTGGAATCCTATGTGCAGGAAAAATATGGCCTTAAAAAAGTAGCTATTATTCCTTACCATGCTACGGACAGTCAGGCAGAAAGATTTGATCGCATTGCCAGTGAAGGGGCGGAATTTTTAAGGTCCATGGTTAAGGATGATGAGATGATTGGCATTTCTTGGGGGTCGACTATTAGTCGGATGATTGATCGGATGGACCCTAAGTCGCTTAAAGGCATTTCTGTCTACCCACTTGCTGGTGGGCCTAGTGCTATTAATGCCAACTTTCATGTCAATACCTTGGTCTATCGTCTGGCCCGTTTGTTCCACGGTCAGAGTTCCTTCATTAATGCAACCGTCATTCAGGAGAACCCAAATATTGCCCAAGGGATTCGGGAATCCAAATACTTTGAGAAGACCTTAGAGGCATGGAAAAAGCTAGACTGGGCTATTGTGGGCATTGGGGCAGAACCAGATTCTCAGAAGGAAAGCCAGTGGCGGGATTTGCTTATGGGCAGTGATTACGAAGCCTTACGTCGGTTGTCCGCTGTGGGAGAAATCTGTTGCCGCTTCTTTGACAAGGATGGGCAACCAGTCAATAGTCACCTGCAAGAACGCACTATTGGGATTAGCATTGAGGAGCTGCAAAAAGTACCAAAGGTCATGGCCATCGCTCATGGCCATGAAAAGGCAAGGGCTATTTTAGCTGCCTTAAAAGCTAATTGTATCAACTACTTGGTGACAGATGAGGCTACTATAAGGGCTCTCTTAGTGGCCGATGGAGATTCCTTTAGCCAGTAAAAATTTGTCCCTTTATGCACCTTTGTGCTTTTTAGGGGGCATTATACATTTTATGTGTAAGTATGCTTTTTTTGGAATATTTATCTTTGAAGCAGAATCAATCTATTGGGTGAGGATTGGACTGCTTTTTTGCTTTTTTTGAAAAGCGTGAAAATTTTGTTTTGGCCTTTCATGGAGAGATGAAAGCATAGTGGTTAAAAACACTTTCTGCTAGCTCGCTATGGGGAAAGCTTGTTGAGTTTTTGGTCACAGTGATTTTTCTGGCCAGGATCGGTGTGACGCTGGGCTTTTCTTTTGAAAAGAAAAATGAAAACCTTCCTTAATGGTCGGAGTTTTGACAGGATGCTTTTACCTTGGTTTCTTTTTAGGGGGATCTTTAGTCTGTTTAGAGGGGGAGGGGGTGGCTAGATTTTGGCAAAATTATAATTATTAATCTATGCAAATTATCTCCTTTTTTAAGGGATTTTCTTCCTTTTTTCCTTGCATTTTAAAGTTGACAGTTATTCAAGGCCCTTGTTATACTGTGAAATGTAACCGCTTTCGGTTCATGGTCTTACTTACGTTACTTAAAAATGCGCGCAAATAGTCAACTTAAGGAATCCATTTCACTTTACCCCTAAAGGAGAATTTACGCATGAGCGTTAATAACGAAGTACTCGCAAGAAATACAGAACTTGCTCCTAAAACTCTAGGATCCCATACTGTAGCCTTTTCACACTACAATAATTTTTCTGCTCAATTACCACTTGACCCTAAAACAGGTCAATTGGTTGAAGGAGGCATTAGAGAACAAGCTCAACAATGTTTTGAAAACTTAAAAGCAGTGATTGAAAGCATTGATCATGTCTTGTCAGATGTCGTAAGACTTTCTATTTTCGTTAAGGACATCCAAGATGTCGATACCATCAACTTAGTGCAAAAAGAATACTTCCCGACTTATGCACCATCACGTACTGTGGTTGCTGTTGATGATTTGCCAATGCAGGCTAAAGTTCAAATGGATGCTATCATCTCTAACGGTGAAGGGACTATTCCTAATGCTCCACAAGCTGGCGATTTAATCAAATTAACGAACAACACATACAATGCACCTGTTTCAGCTTTATCAACTCAAACAGTAGCTTTTTCACACTATAATAACGTGACTGCTCAATTACCAATTGACCCTAAAACAGGTCGCTTGGCCATTGGTGGTGTGAAAGAACAAGCTATCCAATGTTTGAAAAACATCAAAGCTGTCCTTGAAAGCATCGATGTACCTCTTGATGATGTTGTTAAAATGAATGTTTACCTAACTAACTTAGCAGATCTTGACGTCGTTAATGAAGTATACAAAACATTCTTACCAGATTCAGGTATTGCACGTGCTGTTAATTATTTACCAGCTCGTACTGTTGTTCCAGTTGCTGCTCTTGAAATGGGTGCATTAGTTCAAATGGAAGCAACTGTATCACACGGTGATGGTACTCCTCCACAAGCAATCGAAGACCGTCATGGCCTTATCATTGAACACTTTAACACTGAAAAAGCTCCTAAATGTGACTATTCTAGCCAAACAGTGGCTTTCTCACACTACAACCACATTTCAGGTCAACTTCCAGTTGATGCAACAAGTGGTGAATTAGTTGTTGGCGGTGTTAAAGAGCAAGCTCAAAAAGCCTTCGACCACATCCAAGCAATCATCGAAAGTGTAGATCACGTGATGGCAGATGTTGTTAAAATCAACGTTTACATGACTGATCTTAATGATATGGCTGCAGTAGAAGAAGTCTTCTCAGCAATCTTTGTTGAAACAAAACCAGCCCTTCGTTTCGTAGGTGTTTCTGAATTACCAAAAGGTGCCTCAGTTCAAATCGACGCAACAGTTGGAAACGCTGAAGGAACTCCTCCAGTAGCTTAATCTGAATAGCGGGAGTCATTGATCTTTATCGTAAAGAAAATGACTGATTGCGCCTTTAAACGAGAGAACGAATGTCACACACTTGAAGAATATTGCACTATTGTGCAATATTCTTTTTTCTTGGAAGAAGGTCACAGATGGGATAGAGCAGGACACTTTTCTATGATACAATGGTTGCGAAAGAAACAAAAATGTTTACGAAAGTAATAAGGAGCTGTGACCATGACCCAAACAAAACACTATTTTGGCCAATTAACAGATAGAATGAACAAGTATCGTGAAGCAGTCTTAACCAAAAAACCTTATATTGATGCGGAACGTGCCTTGCTAGTGACTGAAACTTACAAAAAACACATGGATAAGCCGGCCAATCTCAAAAGAGCATATATGTTGCAAAACATTTTGGAACATATGACCATTTATATTGAAGATGACAGTTTCATTGCTGGTAACCAAGCATCCTCTAATAAAGATGCTCCCATTTTTCCAGAATATACTCTGGAATTTGTCATCAATGAACTAGATCTCTTTGAAAAACGTGATGGGGATGTTTTCTACATCACTGAAGAAACCAAAGAACAATTACGTTCTATTGCGCCTTTCTGGGAAAACAATAACTTACGAGCACGCGCAGGAGCTCTCCTTCCAAAAGAAGTGGATGTCTACATGGAAACCGGCTTCTTTGGTATGGAAGGCAAAATGAACTCAGGCGACGCGCACTTAGCTGTTAACTATCAAAAAGTGCTAGAATATGGGCTTAAAGGATTTGAAGAAAGAGCGCGTGCTGCTAAGGATGCCTTAGATTTAACGGTTCCAGAAAACATCGATAAATACCATTTTTACGATTCCATTTTTATTGTCATTGATGCCGTTAAAACTTATGCGCATCGCTATGCTTCATTAGCTCGCGAAATGGCTGAAAATGCCAGTCCAGAACGCAAAT
This window encodes:
- a CDS encoding type II toxin-antitoxin system death-on-curing family toxin, which translates into the protein MKKLTPEQIISLHSQLISVTGGIEGTRDKGLVESAIANVFDSYFGVEKYKSIEEKAARLCYSLIKNHAFLDGNKRIGIFAMLVLLEINGIVLDCTDKELVYLGIGVASSNLSFEDILIFIQTH
- a CDS encoding type II toxin-antitoxin system Phd/YefM family antitoxin; the encoded protein is MQINLENLVPITEANQNFSKVARMVDSKGTAVILKNNKPKYVLLDYATLINEEHKEVEITDKNTLDKVANAVLSKHLDAFKELAK
- a CDS encoding toxic anion resistance protein, translating into MSEFNFDIDQIANNAISKNDKTTEIITDQVDTSGKTISFYEKLSPEQQSAISSKAPALVDSFMANQNTLLDFGQSAVEGVNATVNHILREQKKLEIPQVDDLLKKTNQELNGFVAKYKDVGPADLEKKPNLLQKLFKQSKNTLQEFYFDAQNIEQKMDGMAAAVVKQEDTLARNIVSAELLIEDNTKSIENLVGVIAFVEASLKEATQRAQALQTELKSLDAVTPEYQSKTDLLARTTEVVNTLEQQHTEYVSRLYVAWATTPQMRNLVKVSSDMRQKLGMLRRNTIPTMKLSIAQLGILQQSVKSGATADAIVNANNAALQMLAETSKEAIPALERSAQNPTLSIQSVTALAESLVEQNNGIIAAIDDGRHKRAQLEHAIIQSAETINDSVKLRDEKIVQALLDQGREQQKEVEK
- a CDS encoding adenylosuccinate synthase, producing the protein MTSVVVVGTQWGDEGKGKITDFLSADAEVIARYQGGDNAGHTIVIDGKKFKLHLIPSGIFFPEKISVIGNGVVVNPKSLVKELAYLHEEGITTDNLRISDRAHVILPYHIKLDQLQEDAKGDNKIGTTIKGIGPAYMDKAARVGIRIADLLDKEIFAERLRINLAEKNRLFEKMYDSEALDFDSIFEEYYAYGQEIKKYVTDTSVILNDALDAGKRVLFEGAQGVMLDIDQGTYPFVTSSNPVAGGVTIGSGVGPSKINKVVGVCKAYTSRVGDGPFPTELFDEVGDRIREVGHEYGTTTGRPRRVGWFDSVVMRHSRRVSGITNLSLNSIDVLSGLDTVKICVAYDLDGERIDYYPASLEQLKRCKPIYEELPGWSEDITGVRSLDDLPENARNYVRRVSELVGVRISTFSVGPGREQTNILESVWANI
- a CDS encoding DUF6440 family protein, whose protein sequence is MKHLKGRFNIVDTDFGTQIIIDNETGVEYYKNGYQIIPLLEANGKPKLNKDWLANQS
- a CDS encoding DUF2200 domain-containing protein, encoding MSHKVFQMAFASIYQALVAKVERKGGQSEDVDALISWLMGYSAERLVALKSSQITYGDFIDQAPHFNPDRQNITGKICGVQIEAIEDDRMQKLRQLDKLVDWLAKGKSPQEVIAKYSK
- a CDS encoding BMP family lipoprotein gives rise to the protein MNKKLTSLALLSAAIIPLAACSHKGQKSASSSDLKVAMITDQGGVDDKSFNQSAWEGLQAWGKSKNLKKGSDFNYFQSTNESEYVTNLDTAKSNGFNVIFGIGFNLTDSIKKASSDNADTKYAIVDDVIEGKDNVASITFADNEAAYLAGVAAAKTSKSKQVGFVGGMEGTVVKRFEKGFEAGVKSVDPSIKVSIAYAGSFADAAKGKSIAATQYASGADVIYQAAGGTGAGVFNEAKAINEKRAASDKVWVLGVDRDQKAEGEYTDKDGQKGNFVLASSIKEVGKTMQKVIGMTEKGDFPGGKVNTFGLKESGVNLTTKDLPEDVKKAVETARQDIISGKIKVPEK
- a CDS encoding glycyl-radical enzyme activating protein, with product MTESGIVFNIQHFSIHDGPGIRTPVFLKGCPLRCPWCANPESQKKAPEEMLTADCKGHETVGERKTVSEVMEEVLKDRDFYEESGGGVTLSGGEIFAQYPFAKAILKEAKANGLHTAIETTAYAKPEHFKDLIQYVDFIYTDLKHYDSLRHRQVTGVTNNLIVDNIHYAFSQGKEIVLRIPVIPDFNDSLEDAQAFSQLFNQLDIDKVQLLPFHQFGENKYKLLNRDYAMANVPAYHPEDLEEYRQVFVNHHIKCYF
- a CDS encoding DeoR/GlpR family DNA-binding transcription regulator, with the protein product MNRLEKIIQLVSDHKRIDVNSLSELLGVSKVTVRKDLDKLESKGLLRREHGYAVLNSGDDLNVRLSYNYNVKRKIAEKAAELVQDNDTIMIESGSTCALLAEVLCQTKRNIKIITNSCFIANFLRQYDSCQIILLGGNYQPNSEVTVGPLLKQMVDLFHVDRVFAGTDGFSPEVGFMCKDMMRCEGVQYMADAAEETIILTDSSKFSKPSLVHQLSLDRVSRVITDKELDEENRNLLGSFGIALDFV
- a CDS encoding sugar-binding transcriptional regulator, coding for MREEKRRLLAKLAYMYYIEEKSQTQIASEMGIYRTTVCRMLAKAKEEGIVKIEISDYNPEIFALESYVQEKYGLKKVAIIPYHATDSQAERFDRIASEGAEFLRSMVKDDEMIGISWGSTISRMIDRMDPKSLKGISVYPLAGGPSAINANFHVNTLVYRLARLFHGQSSFINATVIQENPNIAQGIRESKYFEKTLEAWKKLDWAIVGIGAEPDSQKESQWRDLLMGSDYEALRRLSAVGEICCRFFDKDGQPVNSHLQERTIGISIEELQKVPKVMAIAHGHEKARAILAALKANCINYLVTDEATIRALLVADGDSFSQ